From one Lycium barbarum isolate Lr01 chromosome 6, ASM1917538v2, whole genome shotgun sequence genomic stretch:
- the LOC132643547 gene encoding uncharacterized protein LOC132643547 has translation MSSFSGLSIGLSFVFGCILMGLVAELYYLLWVRKRIPKSETENQYNNTELSHHFCWKKPNSVNNVSSQQEVRNQEMNGQDQDLELGTSKDLLLKGYGEDSVESELMRLHNLCGPPRFLFTIKEETKEDLESEDGKSHRSRTCSRNRSFSDLSLTPLSSPPIKGRQNLDSYYCKGFNPLFESSTEAELNRLRSSPPPKFKFLRDAEEKLIRRLVDETEKRVLKNEVNYQDSATKLPIDEKEKGSFISFLAKSRLRELQVHNNSTTSVKVLPVDNESVML, from the coding sequence ATGTCATCTTTTAGTGGTTTAAGTATTGGTTTGAGTTTTGTTTTTGGATGTATACTAATGGGACTTGTAGCAGAGTTGTATTACTTGTTGTGGGTAAGAAAAAGAATCCCAAAGAGTGAAACAGAGAATCAATACAACAACACTGAGTTATCTCATCATTTCTGTTGGAAGAAGCCTAATTCAGTAAACAATGTTAGTAGCCAACAAGAAgtgagaaatcaagaaatgaaTGGTCAAGATCAAGATTTGGAGTTAGGTACTAGCAAAGATTTGTTACTAAAAGGTTATGGTGAAGATAGTGTGGAGTCAGAGTTAATGAGGTTGCACAATCTTTGTGGACCTCCAAGATTTCTCTTCACAATTAAGGAGGAAACAAAAGAGGATTTGGAATCTGAAGACGGTAAGTCTCACAGAAGTAGAACTTGTTCGAGAAACAGAAGCTTTAGTGACCTTAGCCTTACGCCACTGTCTTCACCACCCATTAAGGGTCGTCAGAATCTTGATTCTTACTACTGCAAAGGATTCAATCCTCTCTTTGAATCCTCAACAGAAGCTGAACTAAACAGACTAAGATCATCACCCCCTCCAAAGTTCAAGTTCCTTAGGGATGCTGAGGAGAAACTTATTAGAAGATTAGTAGATGAAACAGAGAAAAGGGTACTCAAAAATGAGGTTAATTATCAAGATTCTGCAACTAAATTACCAATAGATGAGAAAGAGAAAGGGTCATTCATTTCTTTTCTTGCAAAGAGCAGATTAAGGGAATTACAAGTCCACAACAACTCTACTACTTCTGTAAAGGTACTTCCAGTTGATAATGAATCTGTTATGCTCTAA